From a single Acidobacteriota bacterium genomic region:
- a CDS encoding TolB family protein gives MTLRSAVLAIFASLALFNISFAQQKPVGQFEHHQDVGAVATPGSVVYDAEKLTYTITASGTNMWAAKDEFHYAWKRMKGNFILRARTEFIGKGTDPHRKIGWIIRPNLDTEGPHVNASLHGDGLTSFQFRRTKGALTERVDFTEKGYDVVQLERAGNKYMMSVARFGETFVTKEIADVSLGDEVYVGLYVCSHNNAVTETAVFRDVEIVIPARENFVPYREYIGSNLEVMDLATNTRKVLYRVKDSLQAPNWTRDGKALIYNHNNLLYRFDLATNTPTLFDTGDVKRNNNDHVLTFDGKLLGISSTSAEDGNVSMIYTLPGKGGKPTKVTRKGPSYLHGWSPDKKWLVFAGRRNDEFDVYKIPANGGEEIQLTTTKGVDDGPEFTPDGKYIYFNSFRTGLMQIWRMKPDGSEQTQITNDEFNNWFPHISPDGKWIVMISFPKDIAPGDHPFYKRVYLRLMPVGGGQPKVIAYLYGGQGTINVPSWSPDSKKLAFVSNTEIK, from the coding sequence TCAACATCAGCTTTGCTCAACAAAAACCTGTCGGCCAATTCGAGCACCACCAGGATGTGGGCGCGGTCGCGACGCCTGGCTCGGTCGTGTATGACGCTGAGAAGCTGACCTATACGATCACAGCCTCTGGCACGAATATGTGGGCGGCCAAGGATGAATTTCACTACGCGTGGAAGCGGATGAAGGGCAATTTCATCCTGCGCGCGCGCACGGAATTCATCGGCAAGGGCACAGACCCGCATCGCAAAATCGGCTGGATCATCCGCCCAAATCTGGACACCGAAGGGCCGCACGTCAACGCCAGTTTGCACGGCGATGGTCTGACGTCATTTCAATTTCGCCGCACCAAAGGCGCGCTCACTGAGCGCGTAGATTTCACCGAGAAAGGCTACGACGTGGTGCAACTCGAACGTGCGGGCAACAAATACATGATGTCCGTGGCACGGTTTGGCGAGACGTTCGTGACGAAAGAAATTGCGGATGTCTCACTCGGCGATGAGGTGTATGTTGGCTTGTATGTCTGCTCGCACAACAACGCGGTCACCGAAACCGCTGTCTTTCGGGATGTCGAAATCGTGATTCCGGCGCGCGAGAACTTCGTGCCTTATCGTGAATACATCGGCAGCAATTTGGAAGTCATGGATTTGGCGACGAACACGCGCAAGGTTTTGTATCGCGTCAAAGATTCACTGCAAGCGCCGAACTGGACGCGCGATGGCAAGGCGTTGATCTACAACCACAACAACCTGCTCTATCGCTTTGATCTGGCGACAAATACGCCGACGTTATTTGATACAGGTGACGTGAAGCGTAACAACAACGATCACGTGCTTACGTTCGATGGCAAGCTGCTGGGCATCAGCAGCACGAGCGCGGAAGACGGCAATGTCTCGATGATTTACACGCTACCCGGTAAAGGCGGCAAGCCGACCAAAGTGACGCGCAAAGGCCCATCGTATTTGCACGGCTGGTCGCCGGATAAAAAGTGGCTGGTCTTTGCGGGCCGCCGCAACGACGAATTCGATGTCTATAAAATCCCGGCCAACGGCGGCGAAGAGATTCAACTGACCACCACCAAAGGCGTAGACGACGGGCCGGAATTCACGCCCGATGGCAAATATATCTACTTCAATTCGTTTCGCACCGGTCTGATGCAAATCTGGCGCATGAAGCCGGATGGCAGCGAGCAGACGCAAATCACCAACGACGAATTCAATAACTGGTTTCCGCACATCTCGCCCGATGGCAAATGGATCGTGATGATCTCGTTCCCGAAAGACATCGCGCCTGGCGATCACCCGTTTTACAAGCGCGTGTATTTGCGCCTCATGCCGGTTGGGGGCGGGCAACCGAAAGTCATTGCGTATCTGTACGGCGGGCAAGGCACGATCAACGTGCCGTCGTGGTCGCCGGATAGTAAAAAGCTCGCCTTCGTCAGCAATACCGAAATCAAATGA
- a CDS encoding esterase family protein has product MSKLHLRHVLSVIFFCLLSIPAVWAQESKVFDDLLLTSRILKKEMKYALYLPAGYETSRRQYPVLYLLHGGGGNHSDWIQLGNMQAIVDTSVRAGQSDPMIIVMPDAEMTFYLNNIRGEYQYEDYFIKELLPHIEKTYRCRAGKAFRSIAGLSMGGFGSLLYALHHPDLFQSCYAMSAAVRTDEQINQMPLPEFQRRYRSALGEIKEGDQRITDFWNQNSILSLVKNMPEKQKAAVRFFLDCGDDDTSLYTGNGLLHNLMRDLKIPHEYRVRDGGHTWEYWRTGLPEALRFISLGMR; this is encoded by the coding sequence ATGAGCAAGCTACACCTCCGGCACGTTCTGAGCGTTATTTTCTTTTGCTTGTTGTCCATTCCCGCTGTCTGGGCGCAAGAGAGCAAAGTCTTCGATGATCTTTTGCTTACGAGCCGGATACTTAAAAAGGAGATGAAATACGCCCTGTATTTACCTGCGGGATATGAAACTTCGCGCAGGCAATATCCGGTGTTGTATTTGCTGCACGGTGGCGGCGGTAATCACAGCGATTGGATTCAGCTTGGCAATATGCAAGCGATTGTGGATACGAGCGTGCGCGCAGGCCAATCCGATCCGATGATTATCGTCATGCCTGACGCGGAGATGACGTTCTATCTGAACAACATTCGCGGTGAATATCAGTACGAAGATTACTTCATCAAAGAACTGCTGCCCCATATCGAGAAAACCTATCGTTGCCGTGCGGGCAAGGCGTTTCGCTCTATCGCGGGCTTGTCTATGGGCGGTTTCGGCAGTTTGTTGTATGCATTGCATCACCCAGACTTGTTCCAATCTTGCTATGCGATGAGTGCGGCGGTACGCACGGACGAACAGATTAACCAGATGCCGCTGCCGGAATTTCAGCGCCGATATAGAAGCGCGCTCGGCGAGATCAAGGAAGGTGATCAGCGCATCACGGATTTCTGGAATCAGAACAGCATTCTGTCTCTCGTGAAAAACATGCCCGAAAAACAAAAAGCCGCAGTGCGTTTCTTTCTCGATTGCGGCGATGACGACACGTCGCTTTATACGGGAAATGGATTGCTGCACAACTTGATGCGCGACCTGAAAATCCCGCACGAATATCGCGTCAGAGACGGCGGGCATACGTGGGAGTATTGGCGGACGGGCTTGCCGGAAGCGTTGCGGTTTATCTCGCTCGGCATGCGTTGA
- a CDS encoding esterase, with amino-acid sequence MKKRLMLLLAAMLITTYSFAQTPPPDGLVSPEVHADGKVTFRIRAAKAAEVTLFGDWMPVGSKQPMTKDAEGVWSTTIGGIEPTIHLYSFTVDGVTLADPVNPRVKLRQRTSASLVEIPAKGAPWEMRDVPHGSVESNWLRSAVINGETRQVFVYTPPGYEKNPKQRYPVLYLLHGSGDTAESWTQVGATNLILDNLIAEKKAKPMIIVMPLGHAVPFGSPREVQAKNVPLMEEYMLKDLIPWAEAKYRIAPGRQNRALAGLSMGGGQTFAIGFGHLDLFSALGVFSSAPGPDFATKFKALLNDPKGTNAKLNVFWYGNGDKDPVFTRAKEASDLLNKYQIRHTFRVIEGGMHTWPVWRRCLSEFAPLLFQGNKTGA; translated from the coding sequence ATGAAAAAACGCTTGATGCTTTTGCTTGCCGCAATGCTCATCACGACCTATAGCTTTGCGCAAACGCCGCCGCCCGATGGCCTCGTCTCGCCCGAAGTGCATGCTGACGGCAAGGTCACGTTTCGCATTCGCGCCGCCAAAGCCGCCGAAGTCACGCTCTTTGGCGACTGGATGCCGGTTGGTTCCAAACAGCCGATGACCAAGGATGCCGAGGGCGTGTGGAGCACGACCATTGGCGGGATCGAGCCGACAATTCATCTGTATTCGTTCACGGTGGACGGCGTCACGCTGGCCGACCCGGTCAATCCGCGCGTCAAGCTGCGGCAGCGCACTTCGGCCAGCCTGGTCGAAATTCCCGCCAAAGGCGCGCCCTGGGAAATGCGCGATGTGCCGCACGGCAGCGTGGAGTCAAACTGGCTGCGCAGCGCTGTCATCAATGGCGAGACGCGGCAGGTGTTTGTGTATACGCCGCCCGGTTATGAAAAGAATCCGAAGCAGCGCTATCCCGTCTTGTATTTGCTGCACGGCAGCGGCGACACCGCCGAAAGCTGGACGCAGGTCGGCGCGACGAATTTGATTCTTGATAATCTGATCGCGGAGAAAAAAGCGAAGCCGATGATCATCGTGATGCCGCTTGGCCACGCCGTTCCGTTTGGTTCGCCGCGTGAAGTACAGGCGAAGAATGTGCCGCTGATGGAAGAGTACATGCTCAAGGATTTGATACCGTGGGCTGAGGCCAAATATCGCATTGCACCGGGACGTCAGAATCGTGCGCTGGCCGGGCTTTCGATGGGCGGCGGGCAGACGTTCGCCATCGGCTTTGGCCATTTGGATTTGTTCAGCGCGCTGGGTGTGTTCAGTTCCGCGCCGGGGCCGGATTTCGCTACGAAATTCAAAGCGTTGCTCAATGATCCGAAAGGCACGAACGCGAAGTTGAATGTGTTCTGGTATGGCAATGGTGACAAAGACCCTGTGTTCACACGGGCGAAGGAAGCTTCTGACTTGCTCAACAAATATCAAATCCGGCACACGTTCCGCGTCATCGAAGGCGGTATGCATACGTGGCCGGTGTGGCGCCGCTGTTTGAGCGAATTTGCGCCGCTGCTGTTTCAAGGCAATAAGACTGGAGCCTGA